In Notamacropus eugenii isolate mMacEug1 chromosome 1, mMacEug1.pri_v2, whole genome shotgun sequence, one genomic interval encodes:
- the OXER1 gene encoding oxoeicosanoid receptor 1 has product MQGVHCNLSSSPALSAFLAPVLALECIVGLIGNGFAFFIFCFHIRPWKSTTIFLLCLVIADFLLIINLPFRVDYYVHGQTWNFGPGACKANLFMLSTNRTASIVFLTAIAFNRYLKVVWPHHTLSRASVGSAAQLSVGLWILILLMNVPLLLNNPQPLYSHASCLSFTTNAEDSIAQRWHHILYGLEFFLPLGIILFCIFSIIFTIRQRNLGKQAGARRAMLILGVVVAIYFFCFLPSIVFAIASVLAMRFKDCQALNMCTELFHGALAFTYLNSTLDPVLYCFSSPNFLHQSKMLLCSRDQSAGINHEREGDDRSSFYPTRQMDSRRVDAGTLRD; this is encoded by the coding sequence ATGCAAGGAGTACATTGTAACCTGAGTTCATCCCCTGCCTTGTCAGCCTTCCTGGCCCCAGTGCTGGCTTTGGAGTGTATTGTGGGGCTAATAGGGAATGGCTTTGCATTCTTTATCTTCTGCTTCCACATACGACCTTGGAAGTCTACTACCATTTTTCTCCTGTGCCTAGTCATTGCTGATTTCCTCCTGATTATCAACTTACCCTTTCGAGTGGATTATTATGTTCATGGCCAGACTTGGAACTTTGGGCCTGGTGCCTGCAAGGCTAACCTCTTCATGCTGTCCACCAACCGTACAGCCAGCATTGTCTTCCTCACTGCTATTGCATTCAATCGATATCTGAAGGTGGTATGGCCCCACCACACACTCAGCCGGGCATCTGTAGGGTCAGCAGCCCAGTTATCTGTGGGACTGTGGATTCTCATCCTGCTCATGAATGTGCCCCTACTCCTCAACAACCCCCAACCCCTCTACTCCCATGCCTCCTGCCTCAGCTTTACAACAAACGCTGAAGACTCTATTGCCCAGCGCTGGCACCATATACTGTATGGACTGGAGTTCTTTCTGCCACTGGGAATCATCCTTTTCTGTATCTTCAGCATCATCTTTACCATCAGACAACGGAACCTGGGCAAGCAAGCAGGGGCGCGACGGGCAATGCTTATCCTGGGAGTGGTTGTTGCCATCTACTTTTTCTGCTTCTTGCCCAGCATTGTCTTTGCAATAGCCTCTGTCCTAGCCATGCGATTCAAGGATTGCCAAGCTCTCAACATGTGTACAGAGTTGTTCCATGGAGCACTGGCCTTTACTTACCTCAACAGCACCCTCGATCCTGTGCTCTACTGTTTTTCCAGCCCCAATTTTCTCCACCAGAGCAAGATGTTGCTCTGTAGCAGGGACCAGTCAGCTGGAATAAATCATGAGCGAGAAGGTGATGACCGCAGCTCTTTCTATCCAACCAGGCAGATGGATTCAAGAAGAGTGGATGCAGGCACTTTGCGGGATTAG